CCGTGCCGCGCCTGGCCGGGGCGGACCGGGACCCGGTCCAGGTAGGTCGTGTAGCCGACCAGCGCGTCCGCCGCCGTCAGCGCGCCGCGCGTCTCCGGCGTCAGCCACAGCGGGCCCGCCGGGCCGGTGCCGACCACGGCCACCTCGCCGGAGGCGGAAGGCGCGGGGCGCGGCGCGTCCACCCGGCTCGGCAGCACCGCCACCGAGAAGTACGGGACCGACGCCGGGTCGATGTCCGCCAGCTCGCCCGTGCGCTCCCCGGCCATCGTCGCGCGCTCCACGTACCGCGCCTCCGCCAGCCGCCCCGACGCCTCGAACGCGCCGCGCACCGCCGGGAACGTACGGCCCAGCTTCATCACCACCGCCGTGTCCGTCGCCGCGAGACGGGCCGTCAGCTCCTCCTCCGGGAGCGTGCCGGGGAGGATCGTGAGGATCTCCTCGCCCTCGACCAGGGGGGTGCCGAGGCGGGCCGCCGCCGCGCTGACCGACGTCACGCCCGGGATGACCTCGGTGGCGTACCGGTCGGCCAGGCGCTTGTGCATGTGCATGTACGAGCCGTAGAACATCGGGTCGCCCTCGGCGAGGACCGCCACCGTCCGGCCCGCGTCCAGGTGCGCCGCGAGACGGGCCGCTGCCTTCTCGTAGAACTCCTCCAGCGCGCCCCGGTAGCCGCCCGGGTGGTCCGTGGTCTCCGTCGTGACCGGGTAGACCAGCGGCTCCTCGATGTGGTCCGGGCGCAGGTGCGCCGCCGCGATGGACCGGGCGATCGACCGGCCGTGGCGGGCGCTGTGGTACGCGATCACGTCGGCCTCGCCGATGGCCTGGACGGCCCGGAGCGTCATCAGGTTCGGGTCGCCGGGGCCCAGCCCGACGCCGTACAGCCTGCCGCCGCCACCGCTGATGTCCGTCACTGGGGTGCTCACTACTCTTCCTCGCTGGCTATGGCGTTGATGGCCGCCGCCGCTATCGCGCTACCGCCGCGCCTGCCCCGCACGATCAGGTGCTCCAGGCCCGACGCGTGCTGGGCCAGGGCCTCCTTGGACTCCATCGCGCCGACGAAGCCGACCGGGACGCCGATGACGGCGGCCGGGCGCGGGGCGCCCTCCTCGATCATCTCCAGCAGCCGGAACAGGGCCGTCGGGGCGTTGCCCACCGCCACCACCGCCCCCTCCATCCGCTCCCGCCACAGCTCCAGGGCCGCCGCGCTGCGCGTCGTCCCCATCTCCGCTGCCAGCCCGGGCACGGACGGGTCGGAGAGCGTGCACACCACGTCGTTGTCCGCGGGCAGCCGCTTGCGCGTGACGCCACTGGCCACCATCGCCACGTCGCAGAGGATCGGGGCGCCGGAGCGCAGGGCCGCGCGGGCGTCGGCCACGGCGTTCGGCGAGAAGGCGAGGTCCGTCACGAGGTCGACCATGCCGCAGGCGTGGATCATGCGGACGGCGACCTGGCTGACGTCGGCGGGCAGCCCGGCCAGATCCGCCTCCGCGCGGATGGTGGCGAAGGACTGGCGGTATATCGCCGGTCCGTCCTTCTCGTACTGGTGCACAGTGCTGTCGCTTTCTTCAGCTGATGGATCAGAGGGATCAGGCGCGGGCCGCGGCCACCGCTGCCGCCAGTGCCGCCGGGTCGTTCCGTAGGGTCGTCGTCGGGGCGTCCCGGCGCTCTCCCCGTACGTGGGAGATCCGGTGGCCGTCCGGCGTGACGACCACGTCGATCCACTCCCCGTGGGGGTGGCCGCAGCGGCGTTCGCACCCGGACCAGTACACAGGTAGCCGCCCGGGCGGTCCGACGGCGGCCCCCGCTTCGGCCCGGACGTCGGAGAGCGACTTCGCGCAGCCGGGGTGGCCGATGCAGGCGCCCACGCCGGCCCAGGGGGAGTCGGGGGCGGTGATCAGGCCGGACCCGGACAGGGCGCGGAGCGCGTCCGCCGCCGCAGGCCGAGGGACCGGCCCGGGGATGACGATCCCGCGCCACGGGGTGAGCCGCAGCTCGCCGCCGTACCGCCTCGCTGTCCCGGTGAGCAGCCGCCACTGGGTGGGGGTGAGCCTGCCCAGGGGGACACCGGCGGTGATCGCGAAGCCGTGAGGTCCGGGGGTGGGAGGCGTTGCCGTACGGGGGCGGGGGCGGTGCACCGCCGGGCCCGCAGCCGAACCGATGGTGCGGACCAGCTCCGCCCGTACGTCGTCGGGCAGGTCCTTCACCCGCCACGCGCCCGGGTCCGCCGCCGCGCGCAGGAACTCCTCGGCGGCCCGCAGCGCCGCGCGGGGCCCATCGGCGGCCGGCACCCGGAAGACCTCGTCCGCCGCCCCGATCCGCAGCAGCGCGGTGTCCGAGGAGCCCTCCGCGATCAGCGTCACGTCCGCCCCCAGCGCGTCCACGTCACCGCGGCCGTCGTCCAGCGCGAAGAGGAAGCGGCCGGAGAGCGAGGCGGCGGCCGTGGAACCGCACACCAGGCGGTCCAGCCCGGCCAGCCACCGCCCCAGCGACGGCGAACCGTCCAGCCCGGCCAGGGGCGAGGCCACGATGTTGCGGGCCCGCTCGTGGGCGGCGGAGGGCAGGAGGCCCGCCTCCGTGAGCAGGGCGGCCAGCTCCCCGCCGCACTCCGTACCGAGGCCGCGCAGCTGTACGTTGCCCCGCGAGGTGAGATGCAGCTCACCGTCCCCGAACCGGGCCGCCGCCGTCAGCAGCGCCTCCGCCTGGTCCGCGCTCAGCACGCCGCCGGGGATGCGTACGCGGGCCAGCGCACCGTCGTCCGCCCGGTGCAGCCGCAGCGTTCCCGGGCAGGCGTCGCCACCGGCGCGGGCGGGGACGCCGCCCGCGGAAAGGGGCGAGGGGGCGGAATCGGGCATGGCGGCGAGCATACCGACCGGGTCCGGCCCGGCGGTGGGCTCACACCTGTGACCTGCGGGACAGGGCTCCGGCGCGCGGGCCACACACCGGTCCGACAGCCCCCCGTCCCGCCTGCGGCGGAGGGGGCGAACAGTGATCACCACCGCACCCCCGCCCCCTGCCCCGCCCCCACCCCCGCCGCTTAGGATGCAGGCGGTGGTCCGTTCAGGCCGCCATCGCCAGACGGCGACAGGGGAGGAAGCCCGGTGAGATTCCGGCGCGGTCCCGCCACTGTGAGCACGGCCGCCGCCACCGGCCGGGCGAGTCAGGAACTCCCTTCCCCGAGCGCCCGGTTTCCGAGCCGGGTGCGGCGCCCGGCCCGTGGAGCCAGGCGCGGGGAGACCCCTCCGACACCGCCCGGGGCGTGGACACCCCGAGGAAGGCCTGACGCAGCATGATCCTGCTCCTGTCGACGTCCGACACCGACCTCCTGAGCGCCCGAGCATCCGAGGGACCGGTCAGCTACCGGTACGCCAACCCCTCCCGCGTCGACCTCGACGCACTCCCCGAGCTGCTGGACGGCGCCGACCTCGTCGTCGTACGTCTCCTCGGCGGCGTACGCGCGTGGCAGGAAGGCCTCGACGCCGTGCTGGCCACCGGGCGGCCGGTCGTCGTGCTGACCGGTGAGCAGGCTCCGGACGCGCAGCTGATGGCCGCATCCACCGTGCCGATCGGCATAGCCGCCGAGGCGCACGCCTACCTCGCGCACGGCGGGCCCGCCAACCTGGAGCAGCTGGGCCGGTTCCTCTCCGACACCGTGCTGCTGACCGGCCACGGCTTCGAGCCGCCCGCCCCGGCCCCCGCGTGGGGCCCGCTGGAGCGGGAGGCCCGTGCGGTGGACGCGGGCGCGCCGACCGTGGCCGTCCTCTACTACCGCGCCCACCACATGAGCGGGAACACCGCGTTCATCGACGCGCTGTGCACAGCGGTCGAGGACGCGGGAGCCCGGCCGCTTCCGCTGTACGTCGCCTCTCTCCGCACGCCGGAGGCCGAGCTGATCGAGGAGCTGCGCGCCGCCGACGCCATCGTGACCACCGTCCTCGCGGCGGGCGGCACCAGGCCCGCCGAGGCCTCGGCCGGTGGCGACGACGAGTCCTGGGACGCGGGCGCGCTGACCGGCCTCGACGTGCCGATCCTCCAGGCGCTCTGCCTCACCAGCCCGCGCGCCGCGTGGGAGGAGAACGACGAGGGCGTCTCCCCGCTGGACGCGGCCACCCAGATCGCGGTGCCGGAGTTCGACGGGCGGCTGATCACCGTGCCCTTCTCCTTCAAGGAGATCGACGAGGACGGGCTCCCGGCGTACGTCGCCGACGCCGAGCGCGCGGCCCGGGTCGCCGGGATCGCCGTACGGCACGCGAAGCTGCGGAACATCCCGAACGCCGAGAAGCGCATCGCGCTCGTGCTCTCCGCCTACCCGACCAAGCACTCCCGGATCGGGAACGCCGTCGGCCTCGACACGCCTGCCAGCGCCGTGGCGCTGCTGCGGCGGCTGCGCGCCGAGGGGTACGACTTCGGGCCCGAGACCGACATCCCGGGGCTGGTCTCCGGCGACGGCGACGAGCTGATCTACGCGCTGATCGAGGCCGGCGGCCATGACCAGGAGTGGCTGACCGAGGAGCAGCTGGCCAAGAACCCGGTCCGCATTCCGGCCGCCGACTACCGCCGCTGGTTCGCCCGACTCCCGCAGGAACTGCGGGAATCGGTGGAGGAGCACTGGGGCCCGGCGCCCGGTGAGATGTTCGTGGACCGGTCCGCCAACCCGGAGGGCGACATCGTCCTCGCGGCCCTGCGGCGCGGGAACCTCCTCATCCTCATCCAGCCGCCGCGCGGCTTCGGCGAGAACCCGATCGCGATCTACCACGACCCCGATCTCCCGCCGTCCCACCACTACTTGGCCGCCTACCGCTGGATCGCCGCCTCCGCCGACGACAACGGCTTCGGTGCGGACGCCATGATCCACCTGGGCAAGCACGGGAACCTGGAGTGGCTGCCGGGCAAGAACGCCGGTCTGTCGGCCGCCTGCGGCCCGGACGCCGCTCTCGGCGATCTGCCGCTCGTCTACCCGTTCCTGGTCAACGACCCGGGCGAGGGCACGCAGGCCAAGCGGCGCGTCCACGCCACGCTGATCGACCACCTCGTCCCGCCGATGGCCCGCGCGGACAGCTACGGCGACATCGCGCGCCTGGAGCAACTCCTCGACGAGCACGCCCAGATCGCCGCGATGGACCCGGCGAAGCTGCCTGCCGTCCGCGCCCAGATCTGGACGCTGATCCAGGCGGCGAAGCTGGACCACGACCTCGGCCTGGAGGACCGGCCGGAGGACGAGGGCTTCGACGACTTCATCATGCATCTCGACGGCTGGCTCTGCGAGATCAAGGACGTCCAGATCCGCGACGGGCTGCATGTCCTGGGCAACCCGCCCGCCGGGAACGACCGGGTCAACCTGGTGCTGGCCGTGCTGCGCGCCCGCCAGATCTGGGGCGGTACGGCGTCGCTGCCGGGGCTCCGTGAGGCGCTCGGCCTCGACGAGTCGGCCGCCACGCGCACGGACGCCGACGCGGTCGAGGAGCAGGCCCGCGCGCTCGTCCAGGCGATGGACGACGCGGACTGGGACCCGGCGGCCGTGGCAGAGGTGGCCGCGGGCCTTCCCGGCGCGGTGACCGACATCCTCGCCTTCGCGGCCACCGAGGTCGTCCCGCGCATGGCGGCCACGACCGACGAACTCACCCACGCCGTGCATGCGTTGAACGGCGGCTTCGTGCCGGCCGGGCCGTCCGGTTCGCCGCTGCGCGGGCTGGTGAACGTGTTGCCGACCGGCCGTAACTTCTACTCGGTCGACCCGAAGGCCGTTCCGTCCAAGCTGGCCTGGGAGACCGGACAGGCGCTCGCCGACTCTCTCCTCACCCGCTACCGCACCGACAACGGCGACTGGCCCACCTCGGTCGGCCTCTCGCTCTGGGGCACCAGCGCGATGCGCACGGCGGGCGACGACATCGCGGAGGCCTTCGCGCTGCTGGGCATCCGGCCCGTCTGGGACGACGCCTCGCGCCGCGTCACGGGTCTGGAGCCCATCCCGCACGAGGAGTTGGGCCGTCCCCGGATCGACGTCACGCTCCGCATCTCCGGCTTCTTCCGGGACGCGTTCCCGCACACGATCGGGCTGCTGGACGACGCCGTACGGCTGGCCGCCTCTCTGGACGAACCGGCCGAGCAGAACTACGTACGGGCCCATGCCCAGGCCGACTTGGCCGAGCACGGCGACGAACGCCGGGCCACGACCAGGATCTTCGGCTCGCGCCCCGGTACGTACGGCGCCGGGCTCCTCCAGCTCATCGACTCCCGAGACTGGCGCACCGACGCCGACCTCGCCGAGGTCTACACGGTCTGGGGCGGTTACGCCTACGGCCGCGAGCTCGACGGCCGCCCGGCCCGCGAGGAGATGGAGAGCGCCTACAAGCGCATCGAGGTCGCCGCCAAGAACACCGACACCCGCGAGCACGACATCGCGGACTCGGACGACTACTTCCAGTACCACGGCGGCATGGTGGCCACCGTGCGCGCGCTGAAGGGCAAGGCCCCGGAGGCGTACATCGGGGACTCCACCCGCCCCGAGACCGTCCGCACGCGCACGCTCGTCGAGGAGACCTCCCGCGTCTTCCGCGCCCGGGTCGTCAACCCGAAGTGGATCGAGGCGATGCGTCGCCACGGCTACAAGGGCGCGTTCGAGCTGGCCGCGACCGTCGACTACCTCTTCGGCTACGACGCCACGACCGGCGTCGTCGCCGACTGGATGTACGACAAGCTCACCGAGACGTACGTCCTGGACCCGGAGAACAAGCGGTTCCTCCAGGAGGCCAACCCCTGGGCCCTGCACGGCATCGCGGAACGCCTGCTGGAGGCCGAGTCGCGCGGCATGTGGGCCAAGCCGGATCCGGCGGTGCTGGAGGCGCTGCGGCAGGTGTACCTGGAGACGGAGGGAAACCTGGAGGGCGAGGACTGACCCTCCTTCCCCTTCCGTTCTTCTTCCGCCCCCTGCCCCGGCCCGCCCCCGACCGGCACAATCACGGTCATGGGGATGACGGGGCAGGGTCGACGGGGTGCTGGTGAGGTCGACGAGGCTGCGGGGAAGGCACGTTCAGCTGCCGGTGGCCTTCCGGCCGCGCTGCGCCTGACTGTGCTCTCCGGCGTCACCGGTGCGGCGGTCGCCGCCCTCGTGGTCGGCGTCATCCTGGAGCGGGTGCCCGTCCTCGTCTCCGGGGGCGGGGTCCTGGTCCTGCTGATCCTCCTCGCCGCTCTCGGCGGGCGGCGCTCGGGGCGCGAGGCGCCGCCGGCCGCGCGGATCGCCCTGGCCCGGATCGAGGACCTGCGGGCGACGGGCGGCGAGACCGCCGACGTACCGGTGAAGTTCCGGCTGACCGTGGCCCCGGGACCGGAGGACGGCCGGTCGGCGTACCGCGTGAAGATCAGCCAGTCCATCAACCTGGTCGACATCCCCGCCTACCGGCCGGGCGGCGTCGCGGTGGTGGAGTACCGCCCGGACCAGCCCTGGGACGTCCGTATCGTCACCCGGCCGACTCCGGAGTGGAGCCGTCGGGCCGAGGGGGCACAGATCGACTCGGCGCCCGAGTCCACGCTGGTGAGCGACCCGGACGCGGTCGGCGGCGCGTGGTGCCTGCTGGGGCTGGTCGCGCTGCTGGCGGGGGCGGCGCTGGTCGTCCTGGTCTTCCGGGGGGAGCTGTCCACGTCGGACGACCCCCCGGCCGCGCCGAAGCCGCCGTCCTCTTCCGCCTCCCGTACGTTCTCCACCTCCACCACCGTCTCCGGGCCCTCGTCCTCCCTGCTCACCTTCGGACGGATGCGGGCGACCGCGATGGAGCTGGAGACCCGGGTGGGGACCGCGTACGTCACCGCGATCACGATCGAGGACCACCGCATGGCGGTGCGCGGCGACTCCGCCCTCCCGCCCGCCGAGACGGTCCACCTCCAGTCCCTCCCGTACGAACTCCTCCCCGGCCTCGTCCGTGAGGCGCGCACGACCCTGGGCGTACGCGACCCCGAGAGCTGGCGCATCGACGTGACCCCGGGCACCGGTGGCGGGGTGGGGCCGCGGGTCCGCGTCACGGTGAGCGGTACGGAGGGTACGGCCCGCCTGGACGCGGACGCGACGGGGCGGGTGACGGACCGGCGGGCGGTGGGGGAGACGGGGTGATGCCGGCCCCGGGAGCGGTATCCCGGGGCCGGCATCACGTGGAAGGTGCGGAGGGCGACAGCCCGAGGATCAGTTGGCGTCCACCAGCTGGTGGGCGGGCACCTTCACCGTACGGGCGCCCTTCTTGCCGCCCAGGACGACCTTGCGCAGGGCGCTGTTGTTCTTGAGGTTGGTCTCCTTGAGCCGGTTCTCCGGGTTGGCGAGGACCTGGATGTAGTAGGTGCCGTTGGGCAGGTCGGTGATGTCGAAGGACTGGCCCGGCAGGTCCTGGGTGTAGGTGTCACCGGAGCCGACGTCGAGGACCTCACGTACGGAGATCGAGTTCTCCTGGCCGCACGCGGTGGACAGGTCGGTGTTGCCGGGGTGCCAGTTGGCGTTCTTGACCGTGTAGTCGACGGCGTCGGTGTTGGCGAGGCAGAAGGCCTCCTTGCCGCTGCGGACGGTCTCCTTCTTGTCGGCCTTCAGCAGCCGGTAGCTGGCGAAGTCCGTGAAGTGCCAGTGCTCGTGGCCGGGGCGCGGGTCCCACTCCATGGTGCCGGTCGGGGCGTAGCCGACCTGCTTGCCCTTGGCGTCGTAGAAGTACTGGTAGGCGTCCATCAGCTTCTTGCCCGGCGAGCGGAAGCCGTCCACGACGAGCTTGGCCGGCCCCGCGTTCCACACGTTGGCGCTGAAGGCGAGGTAGTCCTTGCCGGGCACGTCCTCGTAACCGTCGCTGACGGTGATGCCGTACGCGGGCAGCGACCGCAGGTCGGGCTTGGGCACATCGGGCACGGAGGCCTTGCCGGTGGGCCGCTTGGCGTTGGGCCGCGCCCCGGGAGCCTGCCGCGACCCGTCGGTCTGCCCGGCCCGG
This DNA window, taken from Streptomyces griseus subsp. griseus, encodes the following:
- the cobN gene encoding cobaltochelatase subunit CobN, which translates into the protein MILLLSTSDTDLLSARASEGPVSYRYANPSRVDLDALPELLDGADLVVVRLLGGVRAWQEGLDAVLATGRPVVVLTGEQAPDAQLMAASTVPIGIAAEAHAYLAHGGPANLEQLGRFLSDTVLLTGHGFEPPAPAPAWGPLEREARAVDAGAPTVAVLYYRAHHMSGNTAFIDALCTAVEDAGARPLPLYVASLRTPEAELIEELRAADAIVTTVLAAGGTRPAEASAGGDDESWDAGALTGLDVPILQALCLTSPRAAWEENDEGVSPLDAATQIAVPEFDGRLITVPFSFKEIDEDGLPAYVADAERAARVAGIAVRHAKLRNIPNAEKRIALVLSAYPTKHSRIGNAVGLDTPASAVALLRRLRAEGYDFGPETDIPGLVSGDGDELIYALIEAGGHDQEWLTEEQLAKNPVRIPAADYRRWFARLPQELRESVEEHWGPAPGEMFVDRSANPEGDIVLAALRRGNLLILIQPPRGFGENPIAIYHDPDLPPSHHYLAAYRWIAASADDNGFGADAMIHLGKHGNLEWLPGKNAGLSAACGPDAALGDLPLVYPFLVNDPGEGTQAKRRVHATLIDHLVPPMARADSYGDIARLEQLLDEHAQIAAMDPAKLPAVRAQIWTLIQAAKLDHDLGLEDRPEDEGFDDFIMHLDGWLCEIKDVQIRDGLHVLGNPPAGNDRVNLVLAVLRARQIWGGTASLPGLREALGLDESAATRTDADAVEEQARALVQAMDDADWDPAAVAEVAAGLPGAVTDILAFAATEVVPRMAATTDELTHAVHALNGGFVPAGPSGSPLRGLVNVLPTGRNFYSVDPKAVPSKLAWETGQALADSLLTRYRTDNGDWPTSVGLSLWGTSAMRTAGDDIAEAFALLGIRPVWDDASRRVTGLEPIPHEELGRPRIDVTLRISGFFRDAFPHTIGLLDDAVRLAASLDEPAEQNYVRAHAQADLAEHGDERRATTRIFGSRPGTYGAGLLQLIDSRDWRTDADLAEVYTVWGGYAYGRELDGRPAREEMESAYKRIEVAAKNTDTREHDIADSDDYFQYHGGMVATVRALKGKAPEAYIGDSTRPETVRTRTLVEETSRVFRARVVNPKWIEAMRRHGYKGAFELAATVDYLFGYDATTGVVADWMYDKLTETYVLDPENKRFLQEANPWALHGIAERLLEAESRGMWAKPDPAVLEALRQVYLETEGNLEGED
- a CDS encoding nitrite/sulfite reductase encodes the protein MLAAMPDSAPSPLSAGGVPARAGGDACPGTLRLHRADDGALARVRIPGGVLSADQAEALLTAAARFGDGELHLTSRGNVQLRGLGTECGGELAALLTEAGLLPSAAHERARNIVASPLAGLDGSPSLGRWLAGLDRLVCGSTAAASLSGRFLFALDDGRGDVDALGADVTLIAEGSSDTALLRIGAADEVFRVPAADGPRAALRAAEEFLRAAADPGAWRVKDLPDDVRAELVRTIGSAAGPAVHRPRPRTATPPTPGPHGFAITAGVPLGRLTPTQWRLLTGTARRYGGELRLTPWRGIVIPGPVPRPAAADALRALSGSGLITAPDSPWAGVGACIGHPGCAKSLSDVRAEAGAAVGPPGRLPVYWSGCERRCGHPHGEWIDVVVTPDGHRISHVRGERRDAPTTTLRNDPAALAAAVAAARA
- a CDS encoding precorrin-8X methylmutase; protein product: MHQYEKDGPAIYRQSFATIRAEADLAGLPADVSQVAVRMIHACGMVDLVTDLAFSPNAVADARAALRSGAPILCDVAMVASGVTRKRLPADNDVVCTLSDPSVPGLAAEMGTTRSAAALELWRERMEGAVVAVGNAPTALFRLLEMIEEGAPRPAAVIGVPVGFVGAMESKEALAQHASGLEHLIVRGRRGGSAIAAAAINAIASEEE
- a CDS encoding precorrin-2 C(20)-methyltransferase, which encodes MTDISGGGGRLYGVGLGPGDPNLMTLRAVQAIGEADVIAYHSARHGRSIARSIAAAHLRPDHIEEPLVYPVTTETTDHPGGYRGALEEFYEKAAARLAAHLDAGRTVAVLAEGDPMFYGSYMHMHKRLADRYATEVIPGVTSVSAAAARLGTPLVEGEEILTILPGTLPEEELTARLAATDTAVVMKLGRTFPAVRGAFEASGRLAEARYVERATMAGERTGELADIDPASVPYFSVAVLPSRVDAPRPAPSASGEVAVVGTGPAGPLWLTPETRGALTAADALVGYTTYLDRVPVRPGQARHGSDNKVESERAEFALDLARRGHRVAVVSGGDPGVFAMATAVLEVAAQEEYAEIPVRVLPGVTAANAAAARAGAPLGHDYATISLSDRLKPWEVIAERLTAAASADLVLALYNPGSASRTWQVAKARDLLLEHRSPDTPVVLARDVGGPTEDVRTVRLADVDPAEVDMRTLLIVGSSQTRWVRKGDAGRSIVWTPRRYPEA